A part of Eremothecium sinecaudum strain ATCC 58844 chromosome VII, complete sequence genomic DNA contains:
- a CDS encoding uncharacterized protein (Syntenic homolog of Ashbya gossypii AGR234W; Syntenic homolog of Saccharomyces cerevisiae YER034W), which produces MDSYNIKRENRKKFQNKERLKRRHATPSDRKYHQQGTNVSLGATETQQKDIEPEPELLSNEHRYYSDLNITYNDDTFDPEVLSKLKQVLAQRDSLTTDGSRPGEATAVTVKEIKSMTVDQLNTLLHGQKQIGDLSVGSNASSQAPAQVPHSAADATDTPPQLPRSVPRDLHADEDFLESLL; this is translated from the coding sequence ATGGACAGTTATAATATCAAGCGAGAAAACCGTAAGAAATTTCAAAACAAGGAGCGCTTAAAACGCCGCCACGCAACTCCTAGTGACCGTAAGTATCACCAACAGGGTACTAATGTTTCCCTAGGTGCTACCGAAACCCAACAAAAAGACATTGAACCAGAACCGGAACTACTATCCAATGAACATCGGTACTATAGTGACTTAAATATTACTTATAACGATGATACTTTCGATCCAGAAGTCCTTTCGAAGCTTAAACAAGTCCTTGCTCAGCGCGATTCCCTAACCACGGATGGTTCCCGCCCGGGCGAAGCCACCGCAGTAACAGTGAAAGAAATCAAATCTATGACCGTGGATCAGCTTAATACTCTTCTACATGGTCAGAAGCAAATTGGGGACCTTTCAGTAGGCTCTAATGCTTCTTCTCAAGCTCCCGCTCAAGTTCCCCACTCTGCCGCCGACGCCACCGATACCCCTCCTCAACTTCCCCGGTCTGTACCACGTGACCTTCATGCGGATGAGGATTTCCTCGAGTCGCTGTTATAA
- the NIF3 gene encoding uncharacterized protein (Syntenic homolog of Ashbya gossypii AGR233W; Syntenic homolog of Saccharomyces cerevisiae YGL221C (NIF3)) — MSTKRALSKSQLDTVLQVIKNAYPPAYADASWDNTGLLIDCSVETSQAKPNVLLTVDLTASVAQEAIEKGTNLVVAYHPFIFPSWKSINPWDNTQHRSAISLIQHGISVYCPHTSVDAASNGVNDWLARSLVSDPWEVDSSVAIEPVKPVKGEEPEAIGYGRLVRFQKPLQLSVIIANIKNALGISHVQVATKTPLASKMVSSVALCAGSGSGVFKKLTEDVDLYYTGELSHHEVLRLCEEGKSVVLCNHSNTERGYIREIMHNILTDAGLQCEVSDTDCDPLHTV, encoded by the coding sequence ATGTCTACTAAAAGAGCGCTCTCTAAGTCCCAACTTGATACTGTCCTTCAAGTAATCAAAAACGCTTATCCTCCCGCTTATGCGGATGCATCATGGGACAATACCGGGCTCCTCATTGATTGTTCCGTCGAAACTTCTCAAGCAAAACCAAACGTGCTACTCACAGTCGACCTAACTGCATCTGTCGCCCAAGAGGCTATTGAAAAGGGAACAAACCTAGTGGTGGCCTATCACCCATTTATTTTCCCTTCCTGGAAGAGCATCAATCCATGGGATAATACACAGCACCGCTCTGCTATATCATTAATCCAACATGGAATTAGTGTATATTGTCCACATACATCTGTTGATGCTGCCTCTAATGGTGTCAACGATTGGCTAGCCCGCTCACTTGTTTCCGACCCTTGGGAGGTTGACAGCTCGGTTGCCATTGAGCCTGTTAAGCCAGTTAAAGGGGAAGAACCGGAGGCTATTGGATATGGTAGGCTTGTGCGCTTTCAAAAGCCGCTACAGCTGAGCGTAATTATTGCGAATATCAAGAATGCTCTAGGGATATCCCATGTACAGGTGGCAACGAAGACACCATTGGCCTCGAAAATGGTGAGTTCAGTAGCACTTTGTGCAGGTAGTGGGTCTGGGGTATTTAAAAAGTTAACTGAAGATGTTGATTTATATTACACAGGTGAACTCTCACATCACGAAGTCCTCCGTTTATGTGAAGAGGGAAAATCTGTTGTCCTTTGTAACCACTCTAATACTGAGCGTGGCTACATAAGAGAAATTATGCACAATATTCTCACTGATGCAGGTTTACAATGCGAAGTCAGCGATACCGACTGCGACCCCCTACATACTGTATGA
- the BOL2 gene encoding Bol2p (Syntenic homolog of Ashbya gossypii AGR232C; Syntenic homolog of Saccharomyces cerevisiae YGL220W (FRA2)), whose amino-acid sequence MVTEQIIYDKLANDVPEFDQALIVDSSAGCGQSFDIVVVSNWFEGKNRLQRSRAINKILKAEIAEMHAVRVKCYTVDEYAKLSA is encoded by the coding sequence ATGGTAACAGAGCAAATTATATATGACAAGCTAGCTAATGATGTGCCAGAGTTCGACCAAGCTTTAATAGTGGACTCTTCTGCTGGATGTGGGCAATCTTTTGATATCGTTGTAGTTAGCAACTGGTTCGAAGGAAAAAACAGGTTACAACGTTCTAGAGCAATTAACAAGATTCTAAAAGCTGAAATAGCGGAAATGCATGCTGTAAGGGTCAAATGTTATACCGTCGATGAATATGCCAAGTTATCTGCGTAA
- the MDM34 gene encoding ERMES complex subunit MDM34 (Syntenic homolog of Ashbya gossypii AER442W; Syntenic homolog of Saccharomyces cerevisiae YGL219C (MDM34)), with protein sequence MSFIFNKETFEDNSFNEEMRKKLTRALNADQKETEPLNTGPLATEQPGGSRSAASRRGSATTQDAKSGFRKVDILKSGITVTNVEFPTIPRLEILDLDVSTQAKSLIKGICKVSCRDAMVQITTEIEANLLLLHVTSSPKFVIPKLISNDSFTVPITMTFDKIHLEAISNIFVKNTGVGISFNDVNLDFQFQCSIKLLQSSIEKRLKASMEAVFKDVLPSVIFNMSQRWFTHGDTNTPVSENPDYDVSDLVHQPRTILDDSDLSDLSPANMLRLSTLVSSRQTLCLNSTAVNTISTIPGCLERQNLHRFNLRIPSLNNYYGEKDNDLNDDRDSTPPRLMGRSKGTPLPRTLSTVKNTLPSHVLNSDFYDLKTIAAIQTKIFERTGEKETSLRRRKIRIKKNSKREESLPLPPPKIPQPKTTVEQDPVLAESPQISPKSAKTPLVVCAPLTGHPNKLYLHLAALEELHNKQKRSEVQELRSPLYPHVCNKKFCIVPQHSSDTKDPSALLFDNGKRFGFVGLINSNSCRWGNDPPPPYRETVNSD encoded by the coding sequence ATGTCGTTCATATTCAATAAGGAAACGTTTGAAGATAACTCATTTAATGAGGagatgaggaagaagcTCACAAGAGCACTTAATGCTGACCAAAAAGAAACAGAGCCTTTAAATACAGGACCTTTAGCAACTGAACAACCGGGCGGTAGCCGTTCAGCAGCTAGTAGGCGTGGTTCTGCGACTACACAGGATGCGAAGAGCGGCTTCAGGAAAGTTGACATACTGAAGTCCGGAATCACAGTGACTAATGTTGAGTTCCCAACTATTCCTAGGCTAGAAATATTGGATTTGGACGTTTCAACACAGGCTAAATCACTAATAAAAGGTATTTGCAAAGTTAGCTGCCGGGATGCGATGGTTCAAATTACGACAGAAATTGAAGCGAATTTGCTATTACTGCACGTAACTAGTTCGCCGAAATTTGTAATACCGAAGCTTATATCAAATGACTCTTTCACGGTTCCGATAACTATGACTTTTGATAAGATTCATCTTGAAGCCATTAGCAATATTTTTGTGAAGAACACCGGAGTTGGTATTTCGTTTAACGATGTAAACTTGGATTTTCAGTTTCAGTGTTCCATTAAGTTATTACAGTCTAGCATCGAAAAGCGACTCAAGGCATCTATGGAGGCAGTATTTAAGGATGTATTGCCCAGTGTGATCTTCAACATGTCGCAACGCTGGTTTACCCATGGAGATACCAACACACCTGTGTCAGAAAACCCAGATTATGACGTATCGGATCTTGTGCATCAACCAAGGACGATATTGGATGATTCAGATCTTAGTGACTTATCTCCAGCCAATATGTTGCGGTTGTCAACCTTAGTTTCTTCACGACAGACATTGTGCTTAAACTCAACCGCTGTAAATACTATTTCAACTATTCCCGGCTGCTTGGAACGCCAAAACTTGCATCGCTTTAATTTGCGTATCCCATCATTGAATAACTATTATGGTGAAAAAGATAATGATCTAAATGACGACAGGGATAGTACTCCACCTCGCCTTATGGGGAGGTCAAAAGGTACTCCTTTACCTCGTACACTGTCGACAGTCAAAAATACTTTACCCAGTCATGTTCTTAACTCTGATTTTTATGACTTGAAAACCATTGCAGCTATACAGACTAAGATATTTGAGAGAACAGGAGAGAAGGAGACCTCATTACGGAGACGGAAGATTCGTATTAAGAAAAATAGCAAGCGCGAGGAATCCCTGCCACTACCACCCCCAAAGATACCTCAACCAAAGACCACGGTGGAGCAAGATCCTGTATTGGCTGAATCCCCTCAAATATCTCCAAAGAGTGCAAAAACGCCTCTGGTTGTTTGCGCTCCCCTGACAGGACACCCTAACAAACTTTATTTGCATCTAGCCGCGCTTGAGGAACTTCATAACAAACAGAAACGATCTGAGGTTCAAGAACTGCGCTCACCCCTGTATCCCCATGTTTGTAACAAAAAATTTTGCATCGTTCCTCAGCACTCCTCGGATACTAAAGATCCTTCTGCTTTATTGTTCGACAATGGCAAGCGCTTTGGTTTCGTAGGACTAATTAATAGTAACAGCTGTAGGTGGGGAAATGACCCCCCTCCACCTTATCGTGAAACAGTTAATTCCGATTAG
- the KIP3 gene encoding tubulin-dependent ATPase KIP3 (Syntenic homolog of Ashbya gossypii AER441C; Syntenic homolog of Saccharomyces cerevisiae YGL216W (KIP3)): protein MSFVSESETHQSSILVAVRVRPFTEEEQSHLIAVPTNGAGSPFCFGDSNLRIPGAHPTTSTPTRISKNSSRFRPQGIRKIVDCVDDKMLIFDPAETNPLNKISETVLNSMLVGSRGEARRRMRRNGEQKFIFDRLFDVNTTQQEVFQGTTRPLLDAIVDGFNGTVFAYGATGCGKTYTISGTPDNPGIVFLTMQELFQRIDELKDTKVFELTVSYLEIYNETIRDLLKPDTPSQKLIIREDTDSTTTVANLSFHSPSTVEDVMDLVIRGNINRTTSATDANETSSRSHAVLQIHVVQSNRSVDLKEDKTYATLSIIDLAGSERASATKNRGERLHEGSNINKSLLALGNCISALCMTGKRMFCHVPYRDSKLTRLLKFSLGGNCKTVMIVCVSPSSAHYDETLNTLKYANRAKEIKTKVIRNQHSLDRHVGSYLKMITAQKQEIEELRNREAKIIDLRLQQYRLSRNKLQMAMWEAVNQQKSNYQVLERYVRAKTMKSLLLCKRHFLQLVKAEVCHLLNLTEAVTDHPLAGFCKTISEQLSTKISELEDSFEAEDEFFISVEHSKEVDMARFRSMESWDEATDSVWFEQQLEHMLESVKNEIIFNSTMMIDKLLQDTKLRSRYRFVSEAFFKLLFNSESTEKAFADQETVLDKVRDSIIDLVQIDEEFEQVANQMGPLSEDMNKRKLSGDLYRQPVKMRSPGSAILSISRDCSDTSCSPCPAQRPERRAPPSSLHIRRPRFLGESPDVALPPKEDPFPQPSAISATSVLTGPTPLTAATTAADDSMSVNNARNNLERVNINEDDVSMAESVDIPLRRDSNKPKVSLTSTVLRTK from the coding sequence ATGTCATTTGTTTCGGAAAGTGAGACGCACCAGTCATCTATACTGGTTGCAGTAAGAGTTAGGCCGTTTACAGAGGAGGAGCAATCACACCTGATAGCTGTTCCAACGAATGGAGCAGGATCTCCGTTTTGTTTCGGGGACTCAAACCTTAGAATTCCTGGCGCACACCCGACTACATCTACGCCAACGCGTATTTCCAAGAACTCTAGTCGTTTTAGGCCTCAGGGCATAAGGAAAATCGTCGATTGTGTTGACGACAAGATGTTAATCTTCGATCCTGCAGAAACCAATCCATTGAACAAGATCAGCGAAACAGTGTTAAATAGTATGCTGGTGGGATCTCGTGGAGAAGCAAGACGCAGAATGAGACGAAACGGGGAACAAAAATTTATATTTGATCGGTTGTTTGATGTTAATACAACACAGCAGGAAGTTTTTCAAGGAACAACAAGACCTTTGTTAGATGCCATTGTTGATGGTTTCAATGGAACGGTGTTTGCATATGGTGCAACTGGTTGCGGGAAGACATATACGATCAGTGGAACTCCGGATAACCCTGGAATCGTTTTTTTGACAATGCAGGAGTTGTTCCAACGAATTGATGAGTTGAAAGATACCAAGGTCTTTGAATTGACGGTCTCATATCTAGAAATTTATAATGAGACCATAAGAGACTTGTTAAAACCCGATACCCCTTCTCAGAAGTTGATAATTCGGGAAGACACTGATAGTACTACCACCGTAGCTAACCTTTCATTTCATTCTCCCTCAACAGTTGAGGATGTAATGGACTTGGTGATCCGTGGTAATATAAATAGAACTACATCAGCCACGGATGCCAATGAGACATCGTCTCGATCACATGCAGTTCTTCAAATCCATGTCGTTCAAAGCAATCGGAGTGTTGATCTAAAAGAGGATAAAACGTACGCTACACTCTCTATTATTGATTTGGCTGGAAGTGAGCGAGCCTCTGCTACAAAAAACCGTGGTGAAAGGTTGCATGAAGGATCTAATATCAATAAATCACTACTAGCGCTTGGAAACTGTATAAGTGCGCTATGCATGACAGGGAAGAGGATGTTTTGTCACGTCCCATATCGTGACTCAAAGTTAACAAGACTCCTCAAGTTTTCCCTTGGGGGTAATTGCAAGACGGTTATGATAGTATGCGTTTCTCCTAGCAGTGCCCATTATGATGAAACGTTAAACACGTTGAAGTACGCAAACAGAGCCAAGGAAATCAAAACTAAAGTCATTAGGAACCAGCACTCGCTAGATCGTCATGTTGGCTCGTACTTGAAAATGATCACGGCCCAGAAACAAGAAATAGAGGAACTACGGAATAGAGAAGCGAAAATTATCGATTTACGTTTACAGCAATACAGGCTTTCTAGGAATAAGTTGCAAATGGCTATGTGGGAAGCCGTAAACCAACAAAAATCAAATTACCAGGTATTAGAACGATACGTTCGTGCAAAGACCATGAAATCACTACTGTTATGTAAAAGGCATTTCTTGCAGTTGGTAAAGGCAGAGGTTTGTCACCTCTTGAATTTAACTGAAGCAGTAACTGATCATCCTCTCGCTGGTTTCTGTAAAACCATAAGTGAACAGTTGTCCACTAAAATTTCTGAGTTGGAAGACTCATTTGAAGCTGAAGACGAGTTTTTCATTTCAGTGGAACACAGTAAAGAAGTGGATATGGCAAGATTTAGGTCAATGGAATCCTGGGACGAAGCTACTGATTCGGTATGGTTTGAACAGCAATTGGAACACATGCTTGAATCCGTAAAGAACGAAATAATTTTCAATTCAACCATGATGATAGACAAACTGTTACAGGACACAAAGCTAAGATCAAGGTATAGATTTGTATCCGAGGCGTTTTTTAAACTACTCTTCAATTCTGAATCTACCGAAAAAGCATTCGCGGATCAGGAGACTGTGCTAGACAAGGTCCGTGACAGTATCATTGACCTAGTACAAATAGACGAGGAGTTCGAACAGGTTGCGAACCAAATGGGACCGCTAAGTGAGGACATGAACAAAAGGAAACTCTCGGGCGACCTTTACCGCCAACCAGTAAAAATGCGCAGCCCAGGCTCAGCTATTTTATCaatatcacgtgattgCTCGGACACAAGCTGTTCACCGTGTCCCGCTCAGAGGCCTGAACGGCGCGCGCCTCCGTCCTCACTACATATACGTAGGCCGCGTTTCCTTGGCGAAAGTCCGGATGTAGCTCTCCCACCAAAAGAAGACCCGTTTCCACAGCCTTCTGCAATCTCCGCCACCTCTGTACTCACAGGCCCAACCCCCCTAACAGCTGCTACTACTGCGGCCGATGATTCAATGTCTGTTAACAACGCACGTAACAACTTAGAGCGTGTTAATATCAACGAAGATGACGTATCGATGGCAGAATCTGTGGATATCCCGCTCCGCAGAGACTCAAACAAGCCTAAAGTATCCTTAACATCTACTGTCCTCAGGACAAAGTAG
- the CLG1 gene encoding Clg1p (Syntenic homolog of Ashbya gossypii AER440C; Syntenic homolog of Saccharomyces cerevisiae YGL215W (CLG1)) has translation MATFMYYPKFAGAPQQSQPMAAAIGTGVNNGLPPLVPYGAYYPHQAHVAAAPVYDQRQQAAYYGHSASYMVPSTVLQYMAVPPGLSVPLQAPSMPAAVSREQVNGGVSEVLDYDLENMTSFVVQNAYLLFGNEDLNLEVMEVFVKGVSSVLNATRLPSTTIYYALDYLAKYLGRLTFGVESIGGDSINVIYQNLMIAFVLANKFNDDKTFTNRSWSQATGMNVEIINAYEREWLAALNWRLFEDGFENYEAYREAFSSFDFEKKRQQQSLLVNSQLSASNLPVLAPPLPYPASNYYAPHSPFPQQGYQTPVIAKAVKYSSPMSANVKGDLFNGSCYPAAFSSPISNSSPLPKCFKQSSYYAQPPPANSIVSVPQGSFWNTPFDRQAQYQSENNPNHSCYCHSAVY, from the coding sequence ATGGCTACATTCATGTATTATCCGAAGTTTGCCGGTGCTCCACAACAATCGCAGCCTATGGCGGCAGCGATTGGAACCGGCGTTAACAATGGCTTACCTCCGTTGGTCCCGTATGGTGCCTATTACCCACACCAAGCTCATGTTGCGGCAGCACCAGTATATGATCAGCGGCAACAGGCAGCATACTATGGGCACTCGGCCTCATACATGGTGCCTTCCACTGTCTTACAATACATGGCTGTTCCGCCGGGACTCTCAGTTCCTTTACAGGCTCCGAGTATGCCGGCAGCTGTCTCACGGGAGCAGGTTAATGGTGGTGTTAGCGAAGTTTTAGACTATGACTTAGAAAACATGACTAGTTTTGTTGTCCAAAACGCATATTTGTTGTTTGGGAATGAAGACTTAAATTTAGAGGTTATGGAAGTTTTCGTTAAAGGGGTCTCCTCGGTATTAAATGCCACAAGATTACCTTCTACAACGATATACTATGCTTTAGACTACTTGGCTAAGTATTTGGGGAGATTGACATTTGGTGTTGAATCGATTGGGGGCGATTCTATAAACGTCATTTACCAAAACTTGATGATTGCCTTTGTATTGGCAAACAAGTTTAACGATGACAAAACTTTCACTAACCGGTCTTGGTCCCAAGCTACTGGGATGAATGTTGAGATAATCAACGCATATGAGAGGGAATGGCTTGCAGCACTTAATTGGAGGTTGTTCGAAGATGGTTTTGAAAACTATGAAGCGTACAGAGAAGCTTTCAGCTCCTTCGACTTTGAGAAGAAACGTCAGCAACAATCGTTACTTGTTAATTCGCAACTATCAGCTTCTAATCTTCCTGTCCTTGCGCCACCTCTTCCTTACCCTGCAAGCAATTATTACGCACCACATTCTCCTTTTCCTCAACAAGGTTATCAAACGCCGGTCATAGCGAAAGCTGTAAAATATTCATCTCCAATGTCTGCGAACGTAAAGGGTGATTTGTTTAATGGTTCTTGCTATCCTGCCGCCTTCTCATCTCCGATCTCAAATTCTAGTCCACTTCCAAAATGCTTTAAGCAAAGTAGTTATTATGCTCAACCTCCTCCTGCTAACTCTATTGTGTCAGTCCCTCAGGGCTCTTTTTGGAACACTCCGTTTGATCGTCAAGCACAGTACCAATCAGAAAATAACCCGAATCATAGTTGCTATTGTCACTCAGCTGTCTATTAA
- the SKI8 gene encoding SKI complex subunit WD repeat protein SKI8 (Syntenic homolog of Ashbya gossypii AER439W; Syntenic homolog of Saccharomyces cerevisiae YGL213C (SKI8); 1-intron in Ashbya gossypii) produces the protein MSKLFIPVVNCGKAHDADIFGLAICPPFTATCSGDGHIKLWKNKLLDGELPKDNCVSHFVNKTGVHHIDVLHTIERGGVEICIVGCAAFDGSLSFYSVELPSMQINELDLLSEEDKKRSYWAIRWYKSGSRSVTHKFAATEVNGNTRLWNFHPFEQEITDNAGLQLKKEAHDDGGEKLKVSLHFTHHGEYTPPTSKFATCLDISSNNIVATGYSDGSVVVCELSTLRPMYNLGGFMLHGTQDNSSTVRALKFSPLGGILAISNDSGSYGSITLYDMEYGEAIGNLSVPTDSKQKAIVSAAHNGWVFGLSFNSTGEFLASCGFDAKVRVWDVTHKEHVSTLRMSADDIEDANDVLNVDEHGSSLAKPAVLAVNFIAKGVRGGVGSNNNEGLCCVCLDRSVRWYREAGGI, from the exons ATG TCAAAACTTTTCATTCCAGTTGTTAACTGCGGCAAGGCCCATGATGCAGATATATTTGGTCTAGCAATTTGCCCTCCTTTTACCGCCACATGTTCAGGTGATGGACATATAAAACTCTGGAAGAATAAGCTTTTAGATGGAGAATTACCGAAGGATAATTGTGTGTCTCATTTTGTAAATAAGACTGGTGTCCACCATATCGATGTTTTACACACTATTGAGAGAGGTGGAGTTGAGATTTGCATTGTTGGTTGTGCTGCATTCGATGGATCACTAAGTTTTTATTCTGTAGAACTTCCTTCAATGCAGATTAATGAGCTAGACTTACTCTCTGAGGAGGACAAAAAGCGTAGTTATTGGGCCATAAGGTGGTATAAAAGCGGTTCTCGCTCAGTAACTCACAAATTTGCAGCCACGGAAGTTAATGGGAATACAAGGCTATGGAACTTTCATCCTTTTGAGCAAGAGATTACCGATAATGCTGGTTTGCAGCTAAAAAAAGAAGCCCACGATGATGGCGGCGAGAAGCTCAAAGTGAGTCTCCACTTCACTCACCACGGGGAATACACCCCCCCAACATCGAAATTTGCTACGTGTTTGGATATATCTTCTAATAATATTGTTGCAACAGGGTATTCAGATGGCAGCGTTGTGGTATGCGAACTTTCCACCTTAAGACCCATGTATAATTTGGGAGGTTTCATGCTCCACGGAACCCAAGATAACAGCAGTACAGTGCGCGCACTGAAATTTAGTCCTCTAGGAGGAATTCTTGCAATAAGCAACGATTCTGGATCGTATGGAAGCATTACACTTTACGACATGGAGTACGGTGAAGCTATCGGCAACCTTTCAGTTCCAACAGACAGCAAACAAAAGGCAATCGTATCTGCTGCGCACAATGGATGGGTTTTTGGTTTAAGCTTCAACTCTACGGGTGAATTCCTTGCATCTTGCGGTTTTGATGCTAAAGTCCGTGTCTGGGACGTCACACACAAGGAACATGTGTCTACCCTACGAATGTCAGCAGACGATATTGAAGATGCAAATGATGTACTAAATGTTGACGAACACGGAAGCTCACTTGCAAAACCTGCAGTTCTAGCTGTTAACTTTATTGCCAAAGGTGTACGCGGTGGCGTGGGCAGCAACAACAATGAAGGGTTATGCTGTGTCTGTCTTGACAGAAGTGTCAGGTGGTATAGAGAGGCGGGCGGTATTTAG
- the VAM7 gene encoding Vam7p (Syntenic homolog of Ashbya gossypii AER438C; Syntenic homolog of Saccharomyces cerevisiae YGL212W (VAM7)), with amino-acid sequence MGNSVNVKVVITDTEVINKSYVIYTISVKVKLPSGITNEYKSKRRFREFLKLKRDLETEFNTEIPYEFPSKKFNLWAIKPSYFDPEIIDERKQTLGVFLGDLLNDSFDVRWKQSKTLCNFLDMPYNWYNDSDGQKAAAPLNEEDTQEMLQDVSKWLESIRDAKSQFEEAKRNGNNITIMRIRLEVRKLEKALTHIQEKRLLGEGEVNRRWIILNALKADLNKHSDVTSPSFEKQTYLGKYSDDVKSQLLGENKKPHKPAVGRRKLGETAETIGLSNKELLQLHKNRMVDQDAELESLRQIVIKQKQLSVNMNQELATQNEMLDMFVEDVNATSNKLRMANISAKRFNEKN; translated from the coding sequence ATGGGCAATAGCGTGAATGTAAAAGTTGTGATAACAGATACAGAGGTTATTAATAAATCTTACGTTATTTATACTATTAGCGTCAAGGTTAAGTTGCCCTCCGGAATAACTAATGAATACAAAAGTAAGCGAAGGTTCCGCGAATTCCTTAAACTAAAAAGGGATCTAGAAACTGAGTTTAATACTGAAATACCTTACGAATTTCCTTCAAAGAAGTTCAATCTATGGGCTATAAAGCCATCGTACTTTGATCCTGAAATAATAGATGAACGAAAACAAACCCTTGGAGTATTTTTAGGTGACCTGCTGAATGACTCATTTGATGTACGATGGAAGCAGTCTAAGACTCTTTGTAACTTCCTAGATATGCCATATAACTGGTATAATGACTCAGATGGCCAAAAGGCTGCCGCTCCCCTTAATGAAGAGGATACGCAAGAAATGCTACAGGATGTCTCAAAATGGCTGGAGTCCATACGTGATGCTAAGTCTCAATTTGAAGAGGCTAAGAGGAATGGAAATAACATTACCATTATGCGCATACGTTTGGAGGTCAGGAAGCTTGAAAAAGCGTTAACACATATTCAGGAAAAGCGCTTACTCGGTGAAGGCGAGGTCAACCGTCGTTGGATCATTCTCAACGCTCTAAAAGCAGATCTTAACAAGCATTCTGACGTTACTAGTCCATCATTTGAGAAGCAGACTTATCTAGGAAAGTACTCTGATGACGTTAAGTCCCAGCTTTTGGGAGAGAATAAGAAACCGCATAAACCAGCAGTAGGAAGGCGGAAGTTGGGCGAAACAGCTGAGACAATCGGCCTCAGTAACAAAGAACTACTACAATTGCACAAGAATCGAATGGTTGACCAAGACGCGGAACTTGAAAGCCTCCGCCAGATAGTTATTAAGCAGAAACAGTTGTCCGTAAATATGAACCAAGAGTTGGCTACGCAAAATGAAATGCTTGATATGTTTGTTGAAGACGTAAATGCAACCTCAAATAAACTACGAATGGCAAATATTAGTGCTAAAAGATTCAATGAAAAGAACTAA